Proteins from one Ricinus communis isolate WT05 ecotype wild-type chromosome 9, ASM1957865v1, whole genome shotgun sequence genomic window:
- the LOC8273561 gene encoding beta-hexosaminidase 2, protein MRITTFIITCCTLLTATATGITVWPKPRVFTWQHPQFATLVSPAFAITAPNHPHLSPAINRYLHQILTERYPPLINPSINISNASPPLQILSITVSNLATPLHHGVNESYSLIIPAKDSTATIIADTVWGAMRGLETFSQLVWGNPSRVPVGVYVWDAPLFGHRGLMLDTSRNYYPVSDIMRTISAMSANKLNIFHWHITDSHSFPMVFPSEPGLAEKGSYGNNMRYTPEDVADVVKFGLEHGVRVLAEIDSPAHTGSWAGAYPDLVTCANMFWWPAGSEWPDRLASEPGTGQLNPLNPKTYEVLKNIIADAVTMFPEPFYHAGGDEIIPGCWKADPAIQSFLSDNGTLSQLLETFVRSTFPYIVSLNRTVVYWEDILLDDNVKVDAAILPPEHTILQTWNNGPNNTKLIVDAGYRAIVSSSEFYYLDCGHGDFLGNDSQYDQPPTANDTGNGGSWCGSFKTWQTIYNYDITYGLSEKEAELVLGGEVALWSEQADPAVLDVRLWPRTSAMAETLWSGNRDETGMKRYAEAMDRLNEWRYRMVSRGIRAEPLQPLWCIRNPGMCNTVHPLV, encoded by the exons ATGAGGATCACTACCTTCATCATTACCTGCTGCACCCTACTGACAGCCACAGCAACAGGCATCACTGTGTGGCCAAAGCCAAGAGTTTTCACATGGCAGCATCCACAGTTCGCCACACTTGTCTCTCCAGCCTTCGCAATAACCGCACCTAACCACCCACATCTCTCTCCCGCCATAAACCGTTACCTTCACCAAATCCTCACCGAGCGTTACCCGCCTCTCATAAACCCTTCCATCAACATCTCCAACGCATCCCCACCGTTGCAAATTCTCTCTATTACAGTCTCCAACCTCGCCACTCCACTTCACCACGGTGTCAATGAGTCCTACTCGCTTATCATCCCCGCGAAGGACTCCACTGCCACTATAATTGCTGACACAGTGTGGGGTGCAATGCGAGGACTCGAAACGTTCTCACAGCTTGTATGGGGTAACCCTTCACGTGTCCCTGTTGGGGTTTATGTGTGGGATGCTCCTCTTTTTGGACATAGAGGTCTAATGTTGGATACTTCGAGGAATTACTATCCGGTTTCGGATATAATGAGGACTATTAGTGCTATGAGTGCTaataaacttaatattttCCATTGGCATATTACTGATTCGCATTCGTTTCCTATGGTGTTCCCTTCTGAGCCTGGACTTGCTGAGAAGGGTTCTTATGGGAATAATATGCGGTACACTCCTGAGGATGTTGCTGATGTTGTCAAGTTTGGTTTGGAACATGGAGTCAGGGTTTTAGCTGAAATTGACTCTCCTG CTCATACAGGATCATGGGCTGGAGCTTACCCAGATCTTGTGACATGTGCAAATATGTTTTGGTGGCCAGCTGGGAGTGAATGGCCTGACAGGCTTGCATCTGAACCAGGAACTGGCCAACTAAATCCACTGAATCCTAAGACCTATGAAGTGCTCAAAAACATAATTGCTGATGCAGTCACCATGTTCCCTGAACCATTTTACCATGCTGGAGGTGATGAGATCATCCCAGGATGTTGGAAAGCTGACCCAGCCATTCAATCCTTCCTATCAGATAATGGAACCCTCAGTCAGCTGTTGGAGACCTTTGTCCGTTCCACCTTCCCTTATATTGTATCACTCAATCGTACAGTTGTGTACTGGGAAGATATTTTGTTGGATGACAATGTCAAGGTGGATGCTGCAATTCTTCCGCCTGAGCATACCATTCTACAAACATGGAATAATGGTCCAAACAATACAAAACTGATTGTTGATGCTGGCTATCGAGCTATTGTTTCATCCTCGGAATTCTATTATTTGGATTGCGGGCATGGTGACTTTCTTGGGAATGATAGCCAATATGATCAGCCACCAACAGCTAATGATACAGGAAATGGCGGGTCCTGGTGTGGATCCTTCAAAACATGGCAAACCATATATAACTATGACATAACATATGGGCTAAGTGAGAAGGAAGCTGAATTGGTACTAGGGGGTGAGGTGGCATTATGGTCAGAGCAAGCTGACCCAGCAGTTTTGGATGTACGTCTTTGGCCGAGAACTTCAGCAATGGCTGAGACTTTGTGGTCAGGGAATAGGGATGAGACAGGTATGAAGAGGTATGCTGAAGCAATGGATCGTTTAAATGAGTGGAGGTACAGAATGGTCAGCAGAGGAATCAGAGCTGAACCTCTTCAACCACTCTGGTGCATTAGGAACCCGGGCATGTGCAATACAGTTCATCCATTGGTTTAA
- the LOC8273563 gene encoding non-specific lipid-transfer protein 8 gives MKSVSLAVSAMATVMMLLLLTTSVSEAAISCSDVIKDLRPCVNYLVNGTGTPPAACCAGASALASAATTTADKRAACACIKTAAQQLNPNAQLAQALPANCGISLPYTISPNFDCSKVS, from the exons ATGAAGTCTGTAAGCCTAGCAGTATCAGCAATGGCTACTGTTATGATGCTTCTTTTACTTACTACTTCAGTTTCAGAGGCTGCTATTTCGTGCAGCGATGTGATCAAAGACTTGAGACCTTGTGTCAATTACTTGGTTAATGGAACTGGGACTCCCCCTGCAGCTTGCTGTGCAGGAGCCTCAGCTCTTGCATCTGCTGCTACAACAACTGCTGATAAAAGGGCTGCTTGTGCCTGCATCAAGACAGCTGCACAACAATTAAATCCAAATGCTCAGTTAGCCCAAGCTCTTCCAGCCAATTGTGGGATCAGCTTGCCCTACACTATTTCACCGAACTTCGATTGTTCCAA GGTTAGttga
- the LOC8273575 gene encoding uncharacterized protein LOC8273575: MKTHMIVKVKANRNMLSCFLLVFLLFDMPLGHAEHGSSLSQQKLDVRNHLNRLNKPPVKSIKSPDGDIIDCIHISHQPAFNHPLLKDHKIQMRPNFHPEGLLRENKIKVKAFSNSNENSEPITQLWHLNGRCPEGTVPVRRTKEEDILRASSVQRFGKKKHLSVPKPRSAEPDLISQSGHQHAIVYVEGDNYYGAKATINVWEPKIQQPNEFSLSQIWILGGSFGEDLNSIEAGWQVSPDLYGDNRTRLFTYWTSDAYQTTGCYNLLCSGFVQINNQIAMGASIYPVSGYGRSQYDISLLVWKDPKEGNWWIQFGNNYVLGYWPASLFSYLADSATMIEWGGEVVNSELDGQHTTTQMGSGHFPEEGFGKSGYFKNIQIVDGSNKLRVPKDTDTFTEQPNCYNVQIGNDGDWGNYFFYGGPGRNPNCP; encoded by the exons ATGAAGACACATATGATAGTGAAAGTGAAAGCAAACAGGAATATGTTATCCTGTTTCTTGTTGGTTTTTCTACTGTTTGACATGCCATTGGGACATGCTGAGCATGGAAGCAGCTTGTCTCAACAGAAGCTGGATGTTCGTAACCACTTGAACCGCTTGAACAAGCCTCCTGTTAAATCCATcaag AGCCCAGATGGAGACATAATTGACTGTATCCATATTTCTCACCAACCAGCTTTTAATCACCCTTTACTCAAAGACCACAAAATCCAG ATGAGACCAAATTTCCACCCTGAAGGACTTCTGAGGGAGAACAAGATCAAGGTTAAGGCCTTTTCTAATTCTAATGAAAATTCAGAACCCATTACTCAATTATGGCACTTGAATGGAAGATGCCCAGAAGGAACTGTTCCTGTAAGAAGAACTAAAGAAGAAGATATATTAAGAGCAAGTTCTGTCCAAAGGTTTGGCAAGAAGAAACATCTTTCTGTCCCCAAACCCAGGTCTGCAGAACCTGACCTCATTAGCCAAAGTGGCCATCAG CATGCAATAGTTTATGTGGAAGGAGACAACTATTATGGAGCAAAGGCAACCATAAATGTATGGGAACCTAAAATACAACAACCAAATGAATTCAGCTTATCTCAAATTTGGATCCTAGGTGGCTCCTTTGGAGAAGATCTTAATAGCATTGAAGCTGGCTGGCAG GTCAGTCCAGATTTATATGGAGATAACAGAACTAGGCTCTTCACTTATTGGACA AGTGATGCATATCAAACAACAGGTTGCTACAATCTCCTTTGCTCAGGCTTTGTTCAAATCAATAATCAAATAGCAATGGGTGCAAGCATATACCCTGTTTCTGGTTATGGTAGATCCCAATATGATATCAGCCTACTTGTTTGGAAG GACCCAAAAGAAGGTAACTGGTGGATACAATTTGGAAATAACTATGTGCTAGGATATTGGCCAGCTTCCCTTTTCTCCTACTTGGCTGACAGTGCTACAATGATTGAATGGGGAGGAGAGGTTGTTAACTCAGAACTTGATGGGCAACACACCACTACTCAAATGGGAAGTGGCCATTTTCCTGAAGAAGGGTTTGGAAAGTCTGGTTACTTCAAGAATATTCAAATTGTTGATGGATCCAATAAACTCAGGGTTCCTAAAGACACTGACACTTTTACTGAGCAGCCTAACTGCTATAATGTTCAAATTGGCAATGATGGTGATTGGGGTAATTACTTTTTCTATGGTGGTCCTGGAAGAAACCCCAACTGCCCATGA